One Triticum dicoccoides isolate Atlit2015 ecotype Zavitan chromosome 5B, WEW_v2.0, whole genome shotgun sequence genomic window carries:
- the LOC119312242 gene encoding histone H1-like, translating into MSTEVAAADIPVPQVEVAADAAVDTPAAKPAKAPKAAKAKKSTGPKKPRVTPAHPSYAEMVSEAIAALKERSGSSTIAIGKFIEDKHKAHLPANFRKILLTQMKKLVAAGKLTKVKGSYKLAKAPAAVKPKTATKKKPAAKPKSKAPAKKTAAKSPAKKAAAKPKAKAPAKAKAAAKPKAAAKPKAKAAAKKAPAAATPKKPVARKPPTKRATPVKKAAPAKKPAAKKAKK; encoded by the exons ATGTCGACTGAAGTGGCTGCTGCCGACATCCCGGTGCCTCAGGTGGAGGTAGCCGCCGACGCCGCCGTTGACACACCGGCGGCGAAGCCGGCCAAGGCGCCCAAGGCGGCCAAGGCCAAGAAGTCCACTGGCCCGAAGAAGCCCCGCGTCACCCCGGCCCACCCGTCGTACGCCGAG ATGGTGTCGGAGGCGATCGCCGCCCTGAAGGAGAGGAGCGGGTCGAGCACCATCGCGATCGGCAAGTTCATCGAGGATAAGCACAAGGCGCACCTCCCGGCCAACTTCCGCAAGATCCTGCTGACCCAGATGAAGAAGCTCGTCGCCGCCGGCAAGCTGACCAAGGTCAAGGGCTCCTACAAGCTCGCCAAGGCCCCCGCCGCCGTCAAGCCCAAGACGGCGACCAAGAAGAAGCCCGCCGCCAAGCCCAAGTCCAAGGCGCCAGCCAAGAAGACGGCCGCCAAGTCCCCGGCCAAGAAGGCCGCcgcgaagcccaaggccaaggccccAGCCAAGGCCAAGGCGGCGGCGAAGCCGAAGGCGGCTGCCAAGCCCAAGGCCAAGGCTGCCGCCAAGAAGGCGCCTGCTGCTGCGACCCCGAAGAAGCCTGTTGCCCGGAAGCCGCCCACCAAGAGGGCGACGCCGGTGAAGAAGGCCGCTCCGGCCAAGAAGCCCGCGGCCAAGAAGGCCAAGAAGTAG